A genome region from Vespa velutina chromosome 18, iVesVel2.1, whole genome shotgun sequence includes the following:
- the LOC124955341 gene encoding DNA-directed RNA polymerase III subunit RPC1 isoform X1: MVKEQFRETDVARKISHVSFGVDSRYNMERQAHIHVVAKNLYSQDSQHTPVQYGVLDKRMGTCSNANNCGSCGKSLNECIGHFGYIDLELPVFHVGYFRAIIGILQSICKKCSHVMLSVTDKKRYLSKVLNPNLGYLTRKALRKQILEKAKKTTTCQNCGELNGTVKKAGLLKIVHEKYRTKKKADAIVQDKLSEYSNVIENNKELDGILQNGIVNVLNPLEVQGILERIPANDIPLLLMNYEYALPKDLILTRIPVPPICIRPSVVSDLKAGTNEDHLTMKLSEIVFINDVIQKHRQSGAKVQMYNEDWEFLQLHCALYINSEMSGIPLNMQPKKSGRGLVQRLKGKQGRFRGNLSGKRVDFSSRTVISPDPNLRIEQVGVPIHVAKILTYPERVNPSNMELMRKLVKNGPDVHPGANFVQQGKTQFRKFLRYGNRQKIAQDLQFGDIVERHLRDDDVVLFNRQPSLHKLSIMAHKAKVLDHRTFRFNECVCTPYNADFDGDEMNLHLPQTEEARAEALILMGNKSNLVTPRNGELLIAATQDFITGGYLLTQKDMFLNKSQASQLASCLLAGSDANMNIDFPKPTILKPLQLWTGKQIFSLIMRPNEACPVKANLKTKGRAYTSNEELCINDSYVIIRNSQLLAGSMDKSTLGSGSKQNIFYILFRDWGEDIAATAMWRLARIASYFLMNRGFSIGIGDVTPGQGLLRAKQELLNAGYSKCTEYIQRMEEGRLACQPGCTEEETLEAMILKELSVIRDHAGKSCLKELHPSNSPLIMALSGSKGSFINISQMIACVGQQAISGHRVPNGFEDRALPHFERRSKIPAAKGFVENSFYSGLTPTEFFFHTMGGREGLVDTAVKTAETGYMQRRLVKSLEDLCLHYDMTVRNAVGDIVQEIYGGDALDPTYMEGKDCPVDYKRVLDHVQAKSPYKEEEPLDGPSVIKATNELLNSEEYECLSDEFKQELATFLKSVARKIARYRQNIKTNSPVLSHLERLTVSQLVEFIHTCKEKYMRAKIEPGTAVGALAAQSIGEPGTQLTLKTFHFAGVASMNITQGVPRIKEIINANPRISTPIITAALENDTDPEFARRVKGRIEKTTLGEVTQYIEEVYLPDDCFLLIKLDIDRIKLLKLEVDVNSIHYSICTSKLKLNPKFVTVRSDSIITISPNKQKTSLNYALTHLKEIVPNIVIKGLPSISRAVIHNDDSGGKTKYKFFVEGDNMREVMATTGVLGTKTTSNNTIEVFKTLGIEAARATIMNEIKLVMENHGMSIDRRHAMLVADLMTSRGEVLGITRQGLAKIKESVLNLASFEKTADHLFDAAYYGQKDIICGVSESIIMGIPVPVGTGIFKLLHKADKEEPKKRELIFDDARFHKKVPKNTAV, encoded by the exons atggTGAAAGAACAATTTAGAGAAACTGATGTCGCCcgaaaaat atcaCATGTATCTTTTGGGGTGGATAGTCGTTATAACATGGAACGACAGGCTCATATCCATGTTGTTGCTAAAAATTTATACAGTCAAGATAGTCAACATACTCCTGTGCAATATGGTGTTCTTGACAAACGCATg GGTACTTGTTCTAATGCAAATAATTGTGGATCATGCGGTAAATCTTTGAATGAATGTATTGGTCACTTTGGATACATCGATTTAGAGTTACCAGTTTTTCATGTTGGCTATTTTAGGGCTATTATTGGGATTCTTCAAAGTATTTGTaag AAATGTTCCCACGTAATGTTGTCTGTAACGGATAAAAAACGATATTTGTCCAAAGTACTCAATCCCAATTTAGGATATCTCACACGTAAAGcattaagaaaacaaattttagaGAAAGCTAAAAAGACTACAACTTGTCAAAATTGTGGGGAACTTAATGGAACTGTAAAAAAAGCTGGATTACTTAAAATAGTCCATGAGAAAtatagaacaaagaaaaaagctgATGCTATTGTTCAAGACAAATTATCAGAGTACAGCaatgtaattgaaaataataaagaattagatGGGATACTTCAAAATGGTATTGTTAATGTATTAAATCCTTTAGAG gTTCAAGGTATTTTGGAAAGAATACCAGCGAATGATATTCCTCTTTTATTGATGAATTATGAATATGCTTTACCAAAAGATTTGATATTAACAAGAATACCCGTACCACCAATTTGCATTAGACCAAGTGTTGTATCAGATTTAAAAGCAGGCACAAACGAAGATCACCTTACTATGAAATTATcagaaattgtttttattaatgatgttATTCAAAAACATAGACAAAGTGGTGCCAAAGTGCAAATGTATAATGAGGATTGggaatttttacaattacatTGTGCTCTTTATATTAATAGTGAAATGTCAGGAATACCATTGAATATGCAA cCAAAAAAATCTGGCAGAGGATTGGTTCaaagattaaaaggaaaacagGGACGTTTCCGAGGTAATTTATCTGGAAAACGTGTGGATTTTTCTAGTCGTACTGTGATCTCACCAGATCCTAATCTTAGAATAGAACAA GTTGGTGTACCTATTCATGTtgcaaaaatattaacatatccAGAGAGAGTTAATCCATCAAATATGGAATTAATGCGTAAGTTAGTTAAAAATGGCCCTGATGTACATCCCGGTGCAAATTTCGTACAACAGGGAAAGACCCAATTTAGAAAGTTCCTTCGTTATGGTAATCGTCAAAAGATAGCTCAAGATCTACAA ttTGGTGATATTGTCGAGAGACATCTTAGGGATGATGATGTAGTTTTATTCAATCGGCAACCTTCATTACACAAATTAAGTATAATGGCACATAAAGCAAAAGTATTAGACCACAGAACATTCAGATTCAATGAGTGTGTTTGCACTCCTTATAATGCAGATTTTGATGGCGATGAAATGAATCTCCATTTACCTCAAACAGAAGAAGCAAGAGCGGAAGCTTTGATATTAATGGGG aataaatctAATTTGGTCACACCTCGCAATGGAGAATTATTAATAGCGGCAACACAGGATTTTATTACCGGTGGATATCTTTTAACGCAAAAAgatatgtttttaaataaatcacaaGCATCTCAATTGGCAAGTTGTCTATTAGCAGGTTCAGATGCTAATATGAATATAGATTTTCCTAAACCAACAATTTTGAAACCATTACAATTATGGACAGGCAAACAGATTTTTAGTTTGATTATGCGGCCAAATGAAGCCTGTCCAGTGAAAGCAAATTTAAAGACAAAGGGTAGAGCTTATACTAGTAACGAAGAATTATGTATCAATGATTCAT ATGTTATTATTCGCAACTCACAGCTATTAGCAGGTTCCATGGATAAATCAACATTAGGATCTGGTTCAaaacaaaatatcttttacatcCTCTTTCGTGATTGGGGTGAAGATATTGCCGCAACAGCAATGTGGAGATTGGCTAGAATAGCAAGTTATTTTCTTATGAATAGAGGCTTCTCTATTGGTATTGGAGATGTTACACCAGGTCAAGGTCTTCTCAGAGCTAAACAAGAACTTTTAAATGCTGG ttATTCTAAATGTACAGAATATATTCAACGTATGGAAGAAGGACGTTTAGCTTGTCAACCTGGTTGTacagaagaagaaactttGGAGGCAATGATATTGAAAGAACTTTCTGTTATACGTGATCATGCTGGTAAATCCTGTTTAAAAGAACTTCATCCCAGTAATAGCCCATTAATTATGGCATTATCTGGCAGTAAGGgtagttttattaatatctcaCAAATGATAG CTTGTGTCGGTCAACAAGCTATTAGCGGTCATAGAGTTCCAAATGGTTTTGAAGATCGAGCATTGCCTCATTTTGAAAGACGTTCAAAAATTCCAGCAGCCAAAGGTTTTGTAGAAAATTCATTCTACTCTGGTCTTACTCCTACTGAATTCTTTTTCCATACAATGGGTGGAAGAGAAGGTCTTGTAGATACAGCTGTTAAAACTGCAGAAACAGGATATATGCAAAGAAGATTAGTCAAGAGTTTAGAAGACTTGTGCCTTCATTATGATATGACAGTACGAAATGCAGTAGGAGATATAGTGCAAGAAATTTATGGTGGCGATGCATTGGATCCAACATATAtggaag GAAAGGATTGTCCAGTGGATTATAAAAGGGTTCTTGATCATGTACAAGCTAAATCCCCGTATAAAGAGGAGGAACCATTGGATGGTCCTAGCGTGATTAAAGCTACGAATGAATTGTTAAATTCCGAAGAGTACGAGTGTCTCAGTGACGAATTTAAACAAGAATTAGc aacatTCCTGAAATCAGTTGCACGTAAAATAGCACGTTATCggcaaaatattaaaacaaattcaCCTGTATTGTCGCATCTCGAACGTCTTACTGTATCACAATTAGTCGAATTTATTCATacttgtaaagaaaaatatatgagagcTAAAATAGAACCGGGTACAGCGGTGGGTGCACTTGCGGCACAAAGTATCGGAGAACCGGGAACACAGTTAACATTAAAAACTTTCCATTTTGCTGGTGTAGCATCAATGAATATTACACAAGGTGTACCACGTATTAAAGAGATTATAAATGCAAATCCAAGAATTAGTACTCCTATTATTACAGCAGCTTTG GAAAATGATACCGATCCTGAATTCGCAAGGCGTGTGAAAGGTAGAATAGAGAAAACAACATTGGGAGAAGTAACTCAATACATCGAGGAAGTATATTTGCCTGATGATTGTTTCCTTTTGATTAAATTAGATAttgatagaataaaattattaaaattagaagTAGACGTCAATTCGATACATTATTc TATTTGTACTTCGAAATTAAAACTTAATCCAAAATTCGTGACTGTAAGAAGTGATTCTATTATCACTATCAGTCCTAATAAACAAAAGACTAGTTTAAATTATGCTCTTACACATTTAAAAGAGATAGTGcctaatattgtaattaag GGATTACCATCGATATCTAGAGCAGTAATACATAACGACGATTCAGGtggtaaaacaaaatataaattcttcgtTGAAGGAGATAATATGAGAGAAGTTATGGCAACAACTGGAGTTTTAGGCACCAAAACTACATCTAATAATACGATTGAA GTATTTAAAACACTTGGTATTGAAGCAGCAAGAGCAAcgattatgaatgaaattaaattagtaATGGAGAATCACGGTATGAGCATTGACAGACGTCATGCAATGCTTGTTGCAGATTTAATGACAAGTAGGGGTGAAGTACTTGGTATCACGAGACAAGGTTTGgcaaaaattaaagaatctGTTTTAAATTTAGCATCa tTCGAAAAAACAGCAGACCATTTATTCGATGCAGCTTATTATGGtcaaaaagatattatctGTGGTGTATCTGAATCCATTATAATGGGTATCCCAGTCCCAGTAGGAACtggaatttttaaattattacacaA agcAGATAAAGAGGAACCAAAAAAACGAGAGTTAATATTTGACGACGCCAGATTTCATAAAAAGGTTCCAAAAAATACAgcagtataa
- the LOC124955341 gene encoding DNA-directed RNA polymerase III subunit RPC1 isoform X2, whose translation MGYFKMVQGILERIPANDIPLLLMNYEYALPKDLILTRIPVPPICIRPSVVSDLKAGTNEDHLTMKLSEIVFINDVIQKHRQSGAKVQMYNEDWEFLQLHCALYINSEMSGIPLNMQPKKSGRGLVQRLKGKQGRFRGNLSGKRVDFSSRTVISPDPNLRIEQVGVPIHVAKILTYPERVNPSNMELMRKLVKNGPDVHPGANFVQQGKTQFRKFLRYGNRQKIAQDLQFGDIVERHLRDDDVVLFNRQPSLHKLSIMAHKAKVLDHRTFRFNECVCTPYNADFDGDEMNLHLPQTEEARAEALILMGNKSNLVTPRNGELLIAATQDFITGGYLLTQKDMFLNKSQASQLASCLLAGSDANMNIDFPKPTILKPLQLWTGKQIFSLIMRPNEACPVKANLKTKGRAYTSNEELCINDSYVIIRNSQLLAGSMDKSTLGSGSKQNIFYILFRDWGEDIAATAMWRLARIASYFLMNRGFSIGIGDVTPGQGLLRAKQELLNAGYSKCTEYIQRMEEGRLACQPGCTEEETLEAMILKELSVIRDHAGKSCLKELHPSNSPLIMALSGSKGSFINISQMIACVGQQAISGHRVPNGFEDRALPHFERRSKIPAAKGFVENSFYSGLTPTEFFFHTMGGREGLVDTAVKTAETGYMQRRLVKSLEDLCLHYDMTVRNAVGDIVQEIYGGDALDPTYMEGKDCPVDYKRVLDHVQAKSPYKEEEPLDGPSVIKATNELLNSEEYECLSDEFKQELATFLKSVARKIARYRQNIKTNSPVLSHLERLTVSQLVEFIHTCKEKYMRAKIEPGTAVGALAAQSIGEPGTQLTLKTFHFAGVASMNITQGVPRIKEIINANPRISTPIITAALENDTDPEFARRVKGRIEKTTLGEVTQYIEEVYLPDDCFLLIKLDIDRIKLLKLEVDVNSIHYSICTSKLKLNPKFVTVRSDSIITISPNKQKTSLNYALTHLKEIVPNIVIKGLPSISRAVIHNDDSGGKTKYKFFVEGDNMREVMATTGVLGTKTTSNNTIEVFKTLGIEAARATIMNEIKLVMENHGMSIDRRHAMLVADLMTSRGEVLGITRQGLAKIKESVLNLASFEKTADHLFDAAYYGQKDIICGVSESIIMGIPVPVGTGIFKLLHKADKEEPKKRELIFDDARFHKKVPKNTAV comes from the exons atGGGATACTTCAAAATG gTTCAAGGTATTTTGGAAAGAATACCAGCGAATGATATTCCTCTTTTATTGATGAATTATGAATATGCTTTACCAAAAGATTTGATATTAACAAGAATACCCGTACCACCAATTTGCATTAGACCAAGTGTTGTATCAGATTTAAAAGCAGGCACAAACGAAGATCACCTTACTATGAAATTATcagaaattgtttttattaatgatgttATTCAAAAACATAGACAAAGTGGTGCCAAAGTGCAAATGTATAATGAGGATTGggaatttttacaattacatTGTGCTCTTTATATTAATAGTGAAATGTCAGGAATACCATTGAATATGCAA cCAAAAAAATCTGGCAGAGGATTGGTTCaaagattaaaaggaaaacagGGACGTTTCCGAGGTAATTTATCTGGAAAACGTGTGGATTTTTCTAGTCGTACTGTGATCTCACCAGATCCTAATCTTAGAATAGAACAA GTTGGTGTACCTATTCATGTtgcaaaaatattaacatatccAGAGAGAGTTAATCCATCAAATATGGAATTAATGCGTAAGTTAGTTAAAAATGGCCCTGATGTACATCCCGGTGCAAATTTCGTACAACAGGGAAAGACCCAATTTAGAAAGTTCCTTCGTTATGGTAATCGTCAAAAGATAGCTCAAGATCTACAA ttTGGTGATATTGTCGAGAGACATCTTAGGGATGATGATGTAGTTTTATTCAATCGGCAACCTTCATTACACAAATTAAGTATAATGGCACATAAAGCAAAAGTATTAGACCACAGAACATTCAGATTCAATGAGTGTGTTTGCACTCCTTATAATGCAGATTTTGATGGCGATGAAATGAATCTCCATTTACCTCAAACAGAAGAAGCAAGAGCGGAAGCTTTGATATTAATGGGG aataaatctAATTTGGTCACACCTCGCAATGGAGAATTATTAATAGCGGCAACACAGGATTTTATTACCGGTGGATATCTTTTAACGCAAAAAgatatgtttttaaataaatcacaaGCATCTCAATTGGCAAGTTGTCTATTAGCAGGTTCAGATGCTAATATGAATATAGATTTTCCTAAACCAACAATTTTGAAACCATTACAATTATGGACAGGCAAACAGATTTTTAGTTTGATTATGCGGCCAAATGAAGCCTGTCCAGTGAAAGCAAATTTAAAGACAAAGGGTAGAGCTTATACTAGTAACGAAGAATTATGTATCAATGATTCAT ATGTTATTATTCGCAACTCACAGCTATTAGCAGGTTCCATGGATAAATCAACATTAGGATCTGGTTCAaaacaaaatatcttttacatcCTCTTTCGTGATTGGGGTGAAGATATTGCCGCAACAGCAATGTGGAGATTGGCTAGAATAGCAAGTTATTTTCTTATGAATAGAGGCTTCTCTATTGGTATTGGAGATGTTACACCAGGTCAAGGTCTTCTCAGAGCTAAACAAGAACTTTTAAATGCTGG ttATTCTAAATGTACAGAATATATTCAACGTATGGAAGAAGGACGTTTAGCTTGTCAACCTGGTTGTacagaagaagaaactttGGAGGCAATGATATTGAAAGAACTTTCTGTTATACGTGATCATGCTGGTAAATCCTGTTTAAAAGAACTTCATCCCAGTAATAGCCCATTAATTATGGCATTATCTGGCAGTAAGGgtagttttattaatatctcaCAAATGATAG CTTGTGTCGGTCAACAAGCTATTAGCGGTCATAGAGTTCCAAATGGTTTTGAAGATCGAGCATTGCCTCATTTTGAAAGACGTTCAAAAATTCCAGCAGCCAAAGGTTTTGTAGAAAATTCATTCTACTCTGGTCTTACTCCTACTGAATTCTTTTTCCATACAATGGGTGGAAGAGAAGGTCTTGTAGATACAGCTGTTAAAACTGCAGAAACAGGATATATGCAAAGAAGATTAGTCAAGAGTTTAGAAGACTTGTGCCTTCATTATGATATGACAGTACGAAATGCAGTAGGAGATATAGTGCAAGAAATTTATGGTGGCGATGCATTGGATCCAACATATAtggaag GAAAGGATTGTCCAGTGGATTATAAAAGGGTTCTTGATCATGTACAAGCTAAATCCCCGTATAAAGAGGAGGAACCATTGGATGGTCCTAGCGTGATTAAAGCTACGAATGAATTGTTAAATTCCGAAGAGTACGAGTGTCTCAGTGACGAATTTAAACAAGAATTAGc aacatTCCTGAAATCAGTTGCACGTAAAATAGCACGTTATCggcaaaatattaaaacaaattcaCCTGTATTGTCGCATCTCGAACGTCTTACTGTATCACAATTAGTCGAATTTATTCATacttgtaaagaaaaatatatgagagcTAAAATAGAACCGGGTACAGCGGTGGGTGCACTTGCGGCACAAAGTATCGGAGAACCGGGAACACAGTTAACATTAAAAACTTTCCATTTTGCTGGTGTAGCATCAATGAATATTACACAAGGTGTACCACGTATTAAAGAGATTATAAATGCAAATCCAAGAATTAGTACTCCTATTATTACAGCAGCTTTG GAAAATGATACCGATCCTGAATTCGCAAGGCGTGTGAAAGGTAGAATAGAGAAAACAACATTGGGAGAAGTAACTCAATACATCGAGGAAGTATATTTGCCTGATGATTGTTTCCTTTTGATTAAATTAGATAttgatagaataaaattattaaaattagaagTAGACGTCAATTCGATACATTATTc TATTTGTACTTCGAAATTAAAACTTAATCCAAAATTCGTGACTGTAAGAAGTGATTCTATTATCACTATCAGTCCTAATAAACAAAAGACTAGTTTAAATTATGCTCTTACACATTTAAAAGAGATAGTGcctaatattgtaattaag GGATTACCATCGATATCTAGAGCAGTAATACATAACGACGATTCAGGtggtaaaacaaaatataaattcttcgtTGAAGGAGATAATATGAGAGAAGTTATGGCAACAACTGGAGTTTTAGGCACCAAAACTACATCTAATAATACGATTGAA GTATTTAAAACACTTGGTATTGAAGCAGCAAGAGCAAcgattatgaatgaaattaaattagtaATGGAGAATCACGGTATGAGCATTGACAGACGTCATGCAATGCTTGTTGCAGATTTAATGACAAGTAGGGGTGAAGTACTTGGTATCACGAGACAAGGTTTGgcaaaaattaaagaatctGTTTTAAATTTAGCATCa tTCGAAAAAACAGCAGACCATTTATTCGATGCAGCTTATTATGGtcaaaaagatattatctGTGGTGTATCTGAATCCATTATAATGGGTATCCCAGTCCCAGTAGGAACtggaatttttaaattattacacaA agcAGATAAAGAGGAACCAAAAAAACGAGAGTTAATATTTGACGACGCCAGATTTCATAAAAAGGTTCCAAAAAATACAgcagtataa